In Mycobacterium sp. 050128, one genomic interval encodes:
- a CDS encoding SDR family oxidoreductase yields the protein MSGMLKKKVVVISGVGPGLGTTLAHRCARDGADLVLAARTAERLEEVAQQLKDAGHQALAVSTDITDDDQVNNLVEQTMATYGKVDVLINNAFRVPSMKPLAGTTFQHIRDAIELSALGALRLIQAYTPALEASKGSVVNVNSMVLRHSQAKYGAYKMAKSALLSMSQSLATELGDKGIRVNSVAPGYIWGDTLQAYFNHQAGKYGTTAVEIYQATAANSDLKRLPTEDEVASAILFMASDLSSGITGQTLDVNCGEYHT from the coding sequence ATGTCAGGGATGCTCAAGAAGAAGGTGGTCGTCATCAGTGGCGTCGGACCGGGTCTTGGTACCACGCTGGCACACCGATGTGCCCGCGACGGGGCCGATCTGGTACTTGCGGCACGCACCGCCGAGCGGCTCGAAGAGGTCGCCCAGCAACTCAAGGACGCCGGCCACCAGGCGCTGGCGGTATCGACGGACATCACCGACGACGATCAGGTGAACAATCTCGTCGAACAGACGATGGCGACCTACGGCAAGGTCGACGTTCTGATCAACAACGCGTTCCGGGTGCCTTCGATGAAGCCGTTGGCGGGCACCACATTTCAGCATATCCGTGACGCGATCGAGCTCAGCGCGCTCGGGGCGTTGCGGCTGATCCAGGCTTACACGCCGGCGCTGGAAGCCTCCAAGGGTTCGGTCGTCAACGTCAACTCGATGGTGCTGAGGCACTCGCAGGCCAAGTACGGCGCGTACAAGATGGCCAAGTCCGCCCTGCTGTCGATGTCGCAGTCGCTGGCCACTGAACTCGGTGACAAGGGTATTCGCGTCAATTCCGTTGCGCCCGGTTACATCTGGGGTGACACGTTGCAGGCCTACTTCAACCACCAAGCCGGCAAGTACGGAACCACGGCCGTGGAGATCTACCAGGCCACCGCGGCGAACTCCGACTTGAAGCGGCTGCCTACCGAGGACGAGGTCGCCTCGGCGATTCTGTTCATGGCCAGCGATCTGTCCAGCGGCATCACCGGGCAGACATTGGACGTCAACTGCGGGGAGTACCACACCTAA
- a CDS encoding NHL repeat-containing protein — MDDDWELEKPAKAQPPRRSRPSLTIMGAAAVVIVAVLGVAGYFAFARPSSGNASSPHTTTTSAAPPTSGAVVLPFTLADPEGVEVDNAGNVYVADSGGNRVLELRAGANTPIELPFTGLNRPAGLATDHDGNLYVVDEYNKRVLKLPAGSKTQIELPFTGLTEPHGVTADSAGNVYVADFKNNQVLEMPAGSNVQVPVPFIGLNQPYDLAVDSADAIYVADAGNNRVQKLATGSTTPVILPFTGLNFPNSVAIDRSNSVYVTDLNNNRVLRLTAGSNTVSVLPFGDLFAPYGIAVGPQDDVYVVDFRNRVLKLPAGYQPTVLSQ, encoded by the coding sequence ATGGACGACGATTGGGAGCTTGAGAAGCCTGCGAAGGCCCAGCCGCCACGGCGGTCACGACCCTCTCTGACGATCATGGGCGCCGCGGCCGTCGTGATCGTTGCCGTCCTCGGCGTGGCCGGATACTTCGCCTTCGCGCGACCGTCGTCCGGCAACGCATCGTCCCCCCACACCACGACAACCAGCGCCGCGCCGCCCACGTCTGGCGCGGTCGTGCTGCCGTTCACCCTCGCGGATCCCGAAGGCGTGGAGGTGGATAACGCCGGCAATGTGTATGTCGCCGACTCGGGCGGCAACCGGGTGCTGGAACTGCGGGCCGGCGCCAACACGCCAATCGAGTTGCCGTTCACCGGCCTGAACCGTCCCGCCGGTCTGGCCACGGACCACGACGGCAATCTCTATGTCGTCGACGAATACAACAAGCGGGTGCTGAAGCTTCCCGCCGGCTCCAAGACTCAGATCGAGCTTCCGTTCACCGGCCTGACCGAACCGCATGGGGTGACGGCGGACAGCGCCGGCAACGTCTACGTCGCCGACTTCAAGAACAACCAGGTGCTCGAAATGCCCGCCGGCTCAAACGTTCAGGTCCCGGTTCCGTTCATCGGACTTAACCAGCCTTACGATCTCGCGGTCGACAGCGCTGACGCGATCTACGTCGCCGACGCCGGCAACAATCGGGTGCAGAAGCTGGCCACCGGGTCGACCACCCCGGTCATTCTCCCGTTCACCGGCCTGAACTTTCCGAACAGTGTGGCCATCGATCGCAGCAACAGCGTCTACGTCACCGACTTGAACAACAATCGGGTGCTGCGATTGACGGCGGGCTCGAACACGGTGTCCGTGTTGCCTTTCGGCGATCTCTTCGCGCCCTATGGGATCGCGGTCGGGCCGCAGGATGACGTGTATGTGGTTGACTTCCGCAACCGGGTGCTGAAGTTGCCGGCCGGATATCAGCCGACAGTACTTTCGCAATGA
- a CDS encoding sulfotransferase family protein: protein MGGERTDVGTVEDMHASATKLVGLDDFGVDDDNYREALEVLLESYRRDAGLTPLGSKMNRFFLRGALVSRLFAESAWKQYPQHAEVGIERPIFVTGLPRTGTTILHRLLGADPVHQGLHLWLAEFPQPRPPRDEWDANPWYSSLNAQFEKAHAENPEYTGLHFMAAYELEECWQLLRQSLHSVSYETLSHLPTYSQWLSRQDWTPSYQRHRRNLQLIGLNDVGKRWVLKNPSHLFALDALMATYPDALVIQTHRPVETILASMCSLAQHTAEGWSKTFSGAQIGADAMETWSRGLQLFNTARAKYDPAQFCDVDYHDLIADPLGTVATVYRHFGLNLTDEARKAMEDSHAESQTGARAPKHKYSLADYGLTADEVKERFAGL, encoded by the coding sequence ATGGGCGGTGAGCGCACCGACGTCGGCACCGTCGAGGACATGCACGCCTCGGCCACCAAGCTGGTCGGGCTCGACGACTTCGGCGTTGACGACGACAACTACCGCGAAGCCCTTGAGGTGCTGCTGGAGTCCTATCGGCGTGATGCCGGCCTAACCCCGTTGGGTAGCAAGATGAATCGTTTCTTCTTGCGCGGCGCGTTGGTGTCCAGGCTGTTCGCTGAATCGGCCTGGAAGCAGTATCCGCAGCACGCCGAGGTGGGCATCGAGCGGCCGATCTTCGTCACCGGCCTGCCGCGTACCGGCACGACGATCTTGCACCGCCTGCTCGGAGCCGATCCCGTGCATCAGGGACTGCACCTGTGGCTGGCCGAGTTCCCGCAACCGCGTCCGCCGCGGGACGAGTGGGATGCCAACCCGTGGTACAGCTCGCTGAACGCGCAGTTCGAAAAGGCTCACGCGGAGAATCCGGAATACACCGGCCTGCATTTCATGGCCGCCTATGAGCTGGAGGAGTGCTGGCAGCTGCTGCGGCAATCGCTGCATTCGGTGTCCTATGAGACGCTGTCGCACCTGCCCACTTATTCGCAGTGGCTCTCGCGGCAGGACTGGACACCGTCATACCAGCGGCACCGCCGCAACCTTCAGCTGATTGGGCTGAACGATGTCGGAAAGCGTTGGGTGCTCAAGAATCCCAGCCATCTGTTCGCGCTGGACGCGTTGATGGCGACCTATCCGGACGCCCTGGTGATCCAGACACACCGGCCGGTGGAGACGATCCTGGCGTCGATGTGCTCATTGGCGCAGCACACCGCCGAAGGATGGTCGAAGACCTTCTCGGGCGCCCAGATCGGTGCTGACGCAATGGAAACCTGGTCGCGCGGTCTGCAATTGTTCAACACCGCACGCGCCAAATACGACCCCGCCCAGTTCTGCGACGTCGACTACCATGACTTGATCGCCGATCCGCTCGGAACGGTCGCCACGGTGTACCGCCACTTCGGCCTGAACCTGACCGACGAGGCGCGAAAGGCCATGGAGGACAGCCACGCCGAGAGTCAGACCGGCGCGCGGGCTCCGAAGCACAAGTACTCGCTGGCCGACTACGGGCTCACCGCGGACGAGGTCAAGGAACGCTTCGCCGGGCTGTGA
- a CDS encoding Rieske 2Fe-2S domain-containing protein codes for MTTDTKAVGIREIDPGALPTRFARGWHCLGVAKDFQDGKPHSVEAFGTKLVVFADSHGDIKVLDGYCRHMGGDLSEGTIKGDEVACPFHDWRWGGDGRCKLVPYAKRTPKTARTRSWTTDVRGGLLFVWHDHENNPPDPAVRIPDIPESHSDEWTEWRWNSILIEGSNCRDIIDNVTDMAHFFYIHFGLPTYFKNVFEGHIASQYLHNVGRPDVSDLGTSYGEAHLDSEASYFGPSFMINWLHNSYGGYKAESILINCHYPVTQNSFVLQWGVIVEKPKGMDEKMTEKLSRVFTEGVSKGFLQDVEIWKHKTRIDNPLLVEEDGAVYQLRRWYQQFYVDAADVEPEMVERFEIEVDTTRAIEHWNVEVAENLKAQDAETAAAEEVPVEQH; via the coding sequence GTGACTACCGACACCAAAGCGGTCGGCATCCGGGAAATCGATCCCGGCGCGTTGCCGACCAGATTCGCCCGCGGCTGGCACTGCCTGGGCGTGGCGAAGGACTTCCAGGACGGCAAGCCACATTCCGTTGAGGCTTTCGGCACCAAGCTGGTGGTCTTCGCAGACTCGCACGGGGACATCAAGGTTCTCGACGGCTACTGCCGCCACATGGGCGGGGATCTCTCCGAGGGCACCATCAAGGGCGACGAGGTCGCGTGCCCGTTCCACGACTGGCGCTGGGGCGGCGACGGCCGCTGCAAGCTGGTGCCGTACGCCAAGCGCACGCCGAAAACGGCGCGCACCCGGTCGTGGACGACCGATGTGCGCGGCGGCCTGCTGTTCGTCTGGCACGACCACGAGAACAACCCCCCGGACCCCGCCGTCCGCATTCCCGACATCCCGGAGTCCCACAGCGACGAGTGGACCGAGTGGCGCTGGAACAGCATCCTCATCGAGGGGTCCAACTGCCGCGACATCATCGACAACGTCACCGATATGGCGCATTTCTTCTACATCCACTTCGGGTTGCCGACGTACTTCAAGAATGTCTTCGAGGGTCACATCGCCTCGCAGTACCTGCACAACGTGGGCCGGCCGGACGTCAGCGATTTGGGCACCTCTTACGGCGAGGCGCACCTGGACTCCGAAGCGTCCTACTTCGGCCCGTCGTTCATGATCAATTGGCTGCACAACAGCTATGGCGGCTATAAGGCCGAGTCGATTCTGATCAACTGCCACTACCCGGTGACCCAGAACTCGTTCGTGCTGCAATGGGGTGTCATCGTCGAAAAGCCCAAGGGCATGGACGAAAAGATGACCGAAAAGCTGTCCAGGGTCTTCACCGAGGGTGTCAGCAAGGGCTTTTTGCAGGACGTCGAGATCTGGAAGCACAAGACGAGGATCGACAACCCGCTGCTGGTTGAGGAAGATGGCGCCGTCTATCAGCTGCGTCGCTGGTATCAGCAGTTCTATGTTGATGCCGCCGACGTCGAACCGGAAATGGTGGAGCGCTTCGAGATCGAGGTCGACACCACCCGCGCCATCGAACACTGGAACGTCGAGGTTGCCGAGAACCTCAAGGCACAGGACGCCGAAACCGCTGCGGCCGAAGAAGTTCCAGTCGAACAGCACTGA
- a CDS encoding thiolase domain-containing protein translates to MSERNVAVVGFAHAPHVRRTDGTTNGVEMLIPCFAQLYEELGIARTDIGFWCSGSSDYLAGRAFSFISAIDSIGAVPPINESHVEMDAAWALYEAYIKILTGEVDTALVYGFGKSSAGILRQILSRQTDPYTVAPLWPDSVSMAGLQARMGLDSGKWSEMQMARVAFDSFANARRVDKVESAVNVEDLLERPFFADPLRRHDIAPITDGAAAIVLAADDRARELRENPAWITGIEHRIETPVLGARDLTDSPSTRAATKAATGGTTADLDVAEIHAPFTHQHLILADAIRIPGKTKVNPSGGALSANPMFVAGLERIGFAAQHIWDGSANRVLAHATSGPALQQNLVAVMEGKN, encoded by the coding sequence ATGAGCGAACGCAATGTTGCGGTCGTCGGCTTTGCCCACGCCCCGCATGTCCGCCGCACTGACGGCACCACCAACGGCGTCGAGATGTTGATTCCGTGTTTCGCCCAGCTCTACGAGGAGCTGGGCATCGCCCGGACCGACATCGGCTTCTGGTGCTCCGGATCGTCCGATTACCTTGCCGGACGGGCCTTTTCGTTCATCTCGGCCATCGACTCGATCGGTGCCGTCCCGCCGATCAATGAGTCGCACGTCGAGATGGATGCGGCCTGGGCCCTTTACGAGGCCTACATCAAGATCCTGACCGGCGAGGTGGACACCGCGCTGGTGTACGGCTTCGGCAAGTCCTCGGCCGGCATCCTGCGCCAGATCCTCTCCCGGCAGACCGACCCGTACACCGTCGCGCCGCTGTGGCCGGACTCGGTGTCGATGGCCGGACTGCAGGCGCGGATGGGCCTCGACTCCGGCAAGTGGAGCGAAATGCAGATGGCCCGAGTCGCATTCGATTCATTCGCCAACGCCCGCCGGGTCGACAAGGTGGAATCGGCGGTCAATGTCGAAGACCTGCTGGAGCGGCCCTTCTTCGCCGACCCGCTGCGACGGCACGATATCGCACCGATCACCGACGGCGCTGCCGCGATCGTGCTGGCCGCCGACGACCGCGCGCGCGAGTTGCGCGAAAACCCGGCCTGGATAACCGGAATCGAGCATCGCATCGAAACCCCGGTGCTCGGTGCGCGCGACCTCACCGACTCTCCGTCGACGCGGGCCGCGACCAAGGCGGCCACCGGCGGCACCACCGCCGACCTCGACGTCGCCGAGATCCATGCGCCGTTCACCCACCAGCACCTGATCCTGGCGGACGCCATTCGGATCCCTGGGAAGACGAAAGTCAATCCGTCCGGCGGTGCGCTGTCGGCCAACCCCATGTTCGTCGCCGGTCTCGAGCGCATCGGATTTGCCGCACAACACATCTGGGACGGTTCTGCGAATCGGGTGCTGGCGCACGCCACCAGCGGACCTGCGCTGCAACAGAACCTGGTCGCGGTCATGGAAGGAAAGAACTGA
- a CDS encoding thiolase domain-containing protein: protein MAGAGAHLAAVLGTGQTKYVAKRKDVSMNGMVREAIDRALADSGSTFDDIDAVVVGKAPDFFEGVMMPELFMADAVGATGKPLIRVHTAGSVGGSTAVVAASLVQSGKYKRVLAMAWEKQSESNAMWALSIPIPFIKPVGAGAGGYFAPHVRSYIRRSGAPLNIGAIVAVKDRLNGARNPLAHLHQPDITVEKVMESPMLWDPIRYDETCPSSDGAAAVVIGNEEIAEARLAQGEPVAWIHATALRTEPLQFSGRDQVSPQASRDAAAALWEGAGIKSPIDEIDAAEIYVPFSWFEPMWLESLGFAPEGEGWKLTEAGETKIGGKLPVNPSGGVLSSNPIGASGLIRFAESAIQVMGKGGDHQVPNARKALGHAYGGGSQYYSMWVVGADKPQKVSA, encoded by the coding sequence ATGGCCGGTGCAGGAGCGCACCTCGCCGCGGTACTGGGTACCGGGCAAACGAAGTACGTAGCCAAGCGCAAGGACGTGTCGATGAACGGCATGGTGCGTGAGGCCATCGACCGGGCGCTGGCCGACTCCGGTTCCACGTTCGACGACATCGACGCGGTGGTGGTCGGCAAGGCGCCCGACTTCTTCGAGGGCGTCATGATGCCGGAGCTGTTCATGGCCGACGCCGTGGGCGCCACCGGCAAGCCGCTTATCCGGGTGCACACCGCTGGATCGGTCGGCGGATCCACCGCGGTGGTGGCGGCCAGCCTGGTGCAGTCGGGCAAGTACAAGCGCGTGCTGGCGATGGCCTGGGAGAAGCAGTCGGAATCAAATGCCATGTGGGCGTTGTCGATTCCGATCCCGTTCATCAAGCCGGTCGGCGCCGGCGCGGGTGGATACTTCGCCCCGCACGTGCGCTCCTACATCCGCCGCTCGGGGGCACCGTTGAACATCGGCGCCATCGTCGCGGTCAAGGACCGGCTCAACGGGGCCCGCAACCCGCTGGCCCACTTGCACCAGCCCGACATCACCGTGGAAAAAGTGATGGAGTCCCCCATGCTGTGGGACCCGATCCGCTACGACGAGACCTGCCCGTCGTCCGACGGTGCCGCCGCGGTCGTGATCGGTAACGAGGAGATCGCCGAAGCCCGGCTGGCGCAAGGAGAGCCGGTGGCGTGGATCCACGCGACCGCGCTGCGCACCGAGCCGCTGCAGTTCTCCGGCCGCGACCAGGTCAGCCCGCAGGCCAGCCGTGACGCGGCCGCGGCGCTGTGGGAGGGGGCGGGCATCAAGAGCCCGATCGACGAGATCGACGCCGCCGAGATCTACGTGCCGTTCTCCTGGTTCGAGCCAATGTGGTTGGAAAGCCTTGGATTTGCTCCCGAGGGTGAAGGCTGGAAGCTCACCGAGGCCGGCGAGACCAAGATCGGCGGAAAGCTACCGGTCAACCCGTCCGGCGGGGTGCTGTCGTCGAACCCGATCGGCGCGTCGGGCCTGATTCGCTTCGCCGAGTCGGCGATCCAGGTGATGGGCAAGGGCGGCGACCACCAGGTTCCGAACGCCCGAAAAGCGTTGGGACACGCCTACGGCGGCGGCTCGCAGTACTACTCCATGTGGGTGGTCGGTGCCGACAAGCCACAGAAAGTAAGCGCGTGA
- a CDS encoding nuclear transport factor 2 family protein — MSENPAHEAGRRSREAVGARDKQAWLAVFTDDAIVEDPIGPSAFDPEGKGHRGRDAISAFWDKAIAPTTKIEFFFRDTYQCGNEEANVGHILITTGDYQTTAEGVFTYKANDDGKLVALRAYWEMDRAAANTRKV; from the coding sequence GTGAGCGAAAATCCGGCCCACGAAGCAGGCCGTCGCTCGCGCGAGGCGGTCGGCGCCAGGGACAAACAAGCCTGGCTCGCGGTATTCACCGACGACGCCATCGTCGAGGATCCCATCGGGCCGTCGGCCTTCGACCCCGAAGGTAAGGGACACCGCGGCCGCGACGCCATCTCGGCGTTCTGGGACAAGGCCATCGCCCCCACCACCAAGATCGAGTTCTTCTTCCGCGATACCTACCAGTGCGGCAACGAGGAAGCCAACGTCGGCCACATCCTGATCACGACGGGCGACTACCAGACTACGGCCGAAGGCGTGTTCACGTACAAGGCCAACGACGACGGCAAACTGGTTGCCCTGCGCGCGTATTGGGAGATGGACCGCGCGGCCGCAAATACCCGCAAGGTCTAG
- a CDS encoding gamma carbonic anhydrase family protein, giving the protein MPLFAFEGRAPRIDPTAFVAPTATLIGDVTVEAGASVWFNAVLRGDYGPIVVREGANVQDGSVLHAPPGIPVDIGPGATVAHMCVIHGVHVGSEAMIANHATVLDGAVIGARSLVAAHSLVTAGTQIPAGVLVVGAPAQIKGPIAGTGAEMWINLNPQAYRDLAQRHLTGLEPI; this is encoded by the coding sequence ATGCCACTGTTTGCTTTCGAGGGTCGGGCGCCACGGATCGATCCGACGGCTTTCGTGGCGCCGACCGCGACCCTGATCGGCGACGTCACGGTCGAGGCCGGGGCGTCGGTCTGGTTCAACGCCGTATTGCGCGGCGATTATGGGCCGATCGTCGTGCGAGAAGGCGCCAATGTGCAGGACGGATCGGTGTTGCACGCGCCGCCGGGCATCCCCGTCGACATCGGACCGGGCGCGACGGTGGCCCATATGTGTGTCATTCACGGCGTTCACGTGGGTTCTGAGGCGATGATCGCCAACCACGCCACCGTTCTCGACGGCGCGGTGATCGGTGCGCGCAGCCTGGTCGCAGCGCATTCCCTGGTGACCGCCGGCACACAGATTCCGGCCGGGGTGCTCGTCGTCGGAGCGCCGGCTCAGATCAAGGGCCCGATCGCCGGGACGGGTGCCGAGATGTGGATCAACCTGAATCCGCAGGCATATCGCGATCTCGCGCAGCGGCATCTCACCGGGCTGGAGCCGATCTAG
- a CDS encoding NHL repeat-containing protein — MDEIRPKTPATSRSHQRLRILSIAGAAILVILAVVAVYLLLGRTSATQASTKPSPTPNPAGRSGQVALPFELVDTDGLEVDGVGNVFVSDAGSDRVWELKAGSDKPIVLPFTGLKEPGGLSVDGSNALYVVDQKNNRILKLPAGSSTQIELPMTGLADPYGIAVNSRGNVFVADFQGNRVLELPAGSNTQVEVPFAGLDRPYDLAVDEADTVYAADAGNNRVVKLAAGTTTPVVLPFTGLNFPNSVAIDHSGNVYVTDLNNNRVLKLAAGSNAESRLPFDNLSAPFEVAVSPKGDIYVADLHNRVLKMPAGYEPIALGS; from the coding sequence ATGGACGAAATCAGGCCGAAAACACCCGCAACGAGTCGGTCGCACCAGCGGCTGCGGATCCTGTCCATCGCCGGCGCCGCAATCCTGGTGATCCTCGCGGTCGTCGCCGTCTACCTTCTATTGGGACGGACGTCGGCGACACAGGCCTCGACCAAACCCAGTCCGACGCCGAATCCTGCTGGACGGTCCGGCCAGGTCGCCCTGCCGTTCGAGCTCGTGGATACCGACGGGCTGGAGGTGGACGGTGTCGGCAACGTCTTCGTCTCCGACGCGGGCTCCGACCGGGTGTGGGAGCTGAAAGCCGGCTCCGACAAGCCGATCGTGCTCCCGTTCACCGGACTCAAGGAGCCCGGCGGTCTATCGGTGGACGGCAGCAATGCCCTCTATGTGGTCGACCAGAAAAACAATCGGATACTGAAACTGCCGGCCGGCTCCAGCACGCAGATCGAATTGCCGATGACCGGGCTCGCGGATCCCTATGGAATAGCGGTCAATAGCCGCGGGAACGTCTTCGTCGCCGACTTTCAGGGCAATCGGGTGCTGGAATTGCCCGCAGGCTCGAATACTCAGGTGGAGGTGCCATTCGCCGGACTCGACCGTCCCTACGACCTGGCCGTGGACGAGGCCGATACCGTGTACGCGGCCGACGCCGGTAACAACCGGGTGGTGAAACTGGCCGCGGGGACGACCACCCCGGTCGTCCTCCCATTCACCGGCCTGAATTTTCCGAACAGTGTGGCGATCGACCACAGCGGCAATGTGTACGTGACCGACCTGAACAACAATCGAGTGCTCAAGCTTGCCGCCGGTTCAAATGCCGAGTCCCGACTGCCCTTCGACAATTTGAGCGCCCCGTTCGAGGTGGCAGTGAGCCCGAAGGGCGATATCTACGTCGCCGATTTACACAACCGGGTGCTCAAAATGCCGGCGGGATACGAACCGATCGCGTTGGGGAGTTGA